TTCGTTTGAAGTTTCGTTTATTttctgtataaaaatgtatagtgaaAAACTTAAAGAGTTACATGTGATTGACGGGTTTAAGTTCCGTTTTCATCGcataatgaaaaatgaaattcaaCGGTGGGCGTGTACAAATAAAAGgtgtaatgcatttttaaaatttaatacacatggtgttcaaatagaaaataatctCGAACATAAGAACCACGAGGCCGATGAAAAACGGGTGACACGACCGACGGCCACGGCACGACCGGCGGCCACAACTCGACCGGCGCCACCAACGTCGACAAGTCGGGCACCCGTGAGACTGCCACCCCGACCACTAATGGAGAGACCGACACCAGCGCCGAGGACATCGACCATCCCGCCTCCAGGAACGCCCGTCAACCCGCTGTCAATACGAGACACCACCACTGACACAACACCACCGGCCTCACTTAACGCCCGCCAGCGCCGAAACAAGCAGCGGATGCGGGACTACAAGGCGAAGCAGACGTCCCAGCAACACCACCTGGAAAAACTGGCGTCAACACCAGCCCCCGCCCCGTCACAGCCAGAGCCTGCGACACCAGACCTCACCGTGGTCACGGTACCGGAAGTGACAAACACTTCCGGAGCAACCGGAACCGCGGAACACCTAACAGCCGCGACCCCTAAAACCGCGGATATGGAAATATCCCCGGAAGAGGAGGCGGACCTGTTAGGTGAGACGGACGCGGGCATGGCTGGCACTGAAGACATGGAGGTCAGCCTCATGTACTTCAGTCCCCCACGTCCCCCCAACATGACTAGACACCACCAGGGCCACATCCGCTGAACACAGCTGGAAAAGCGTACCCACGGACAGGTGTCTACCACAACCACCCTCCACACACACCCTTTGACAACACCGGCAACGGCCGGAACACCACCGCCGTTGGCAGTTTGGGTGGGAGtatgacgcggtcccgcgtaatagctgtttgaattcaaatagccttttacgcggaacgccgcgcaacgcttctcaaacaaaccgccaatcgacgacggacgacgccggcgcgcgaAACCCGCGCcgtgaaccgtcggccggcagttgggtgaaccggattgtAATGTCACCAGTTTTTTATCGACGACCCGCACGAGAGGGATCACCTAAACGGCCTCAGCGAATcgtcttttattattttttattttgttctcgCTTCTCGTAACGGTTACCCACAGGGCTAATAACCCTTACCATAATCGTTGTTCTTTTTGTTTGTTTGGAGTGAACGAATAAATTCAACCATCTCGCCTTCAAaagttgtgtttttttatttactaaagaAAAACTTGGTTACCTCAATCCACCTCACCCACGCGGCACCCACTAGGTCCGCATCAACTGGCTCCCCGTACAGGAATCACCGGTAAGTGAAAACTTATTAACTTACCCCTTACTACCACCATCATATACCCTCCCCGTTGCGCGACTTGGAAAAAAGTAGTATTAAGGTAAAATGGAATTCTttgaaatatcaatttaaattattttaccccCAGAAAATTATCGGTAATTTTATCCGATTTTAGGGGTTCAAATCAACTATTTTGGCATGTACTAGTATAACGGATGTCCAACAACCAACTAACAATGTTGTATAGTGTTATCCAACAGGTTAAAATGAAATTCTTAGAAATATCAAATGATACAATTTTCCCTCTGAATATAGTTTCTGAACTAGGAACTAACTAGGAATCAATAACAgtcattaaaaactattatgcaGTTCTAAGAGGTGTTTTGTACCGAGCTTGTCAAAAAATCAATTGGTTAAAAATCCTGGGGCTTGAGTATCGTTCTATTAGCACCCCCgtgaacaattaatatttggACTTTGGGGTTGTGTACGAATGAGAAaatgagtataaaataatttaaaacaatcgtataaaaaaacatcgtgactttatttttgtatgtgttttaataattacaaaaactcGAGAATTAAATGTCCAAACTTATTAACTCACGAAGAAATATACAAAAGAATAAATAgcctataattaataaaaacaaaaaaaaaaaaagggtcaAAATATATGGGCAATTATAACATgtgtagaaaattattatattgatatatggAGAAGATGTCATGGTTATTCGGTTATTCGATGTTGCTATtgaaataaacttatataattattaaactatttaactatttaactaataaactattcaGTTAactaaattttcatataagtaaAAAAGGAAATACTATCATTGTTTAATTTCAATATCATTGGGTGATCTTTCATCTGTATTAATGTGATTATTCCACTAATCAATAATACCAGAATCtgtaaacaaacaaaacaaattataaactaagtATATTCCGTAATAGAACAAAAACccaataaatgtaaaacaatatacatttttgttttttttacgtaatgCAATCTAATGATCTGATCAGTAAATCTCTATTCTCGATTACTGTTACAATGTGaacaaattaagttaaattaatatacctactgttaaAGTCAATATTCTGtgatttaatatacaaaacgaTAAATCAAACGAAATATAATCATACAGTTCTGATATTATAGtcggtgaataaaaaaaaaaacaagtaggtacttacagatATAATGAGATTTAAATTGATTTCAAAAAACCCAAATGCCGAAATTCGGTCCGAATCACAAACTGATATttgattcataaacattttgatCTGAagaataaacaatacaattaggaactaaataatcatatttattttatttttatattgtaagaaaataaataaatgatataatttttacctGTCGTTTTATGTCAAAGTGTAAATTTGAAATTCGATATAATCTTAAATATGATATCATTTTCAATctctgtaaaaataattttaaaatattgttttggttGTTACTCCATAgcactaattatttaaataaaattatataatatacaatacgaaAAGtagattattatagtatatacaaacacaattaattttctattatataaaaatattattctacctaCAGAGGAAAACTCatttatacgattattataaaaagtataaaataaaataaaaatgattaataatatcatacaaatattgtagaataatattataatatggttatttatTTCCAGAAAACCCTAAACTCGTAActcggaaataatattttattgaaggtGTTATTGTatctaaaagaaaatataaaaagtatttgtaatcttaataatttaaattagtgtACTATAGCTAGAGTACAATAAttcacattaaatataaaatgaaagcTATTTTAAGTCCACAGTTGTCatggttttgtttaaatacttacaaatgattatattatttgttatcttAATAATCCTTTGAGTTACCTACCTTCTCATTTATAAATGAAACGAAAACGATAATAGACATCAGAAACGTGATGATTTGGGCATTGACCATCAATGGTAATAACTGTGAATAATTGTTGGTTGAATAAGAGCTGGATAATATTCCatggttgaaaaataaataaatacttaaaatcatATTGATAAAGCTAAATATGAAGAAACTCAAAAGCATTGGGCCGTAACCTAGagtaaacattttcaacaaatcGCAAAGTTCAGCGTGTAGCAGCCGCATGTTTTCCATAAAAACCACAATTTTGATATGTGTCCATTGGTCGGAGATGGGGACTAAGTCGGCAGGTAGACATTTCCAGAGATCGTTTAACGTCTGGAATCTGCCATACATATTTTGAAGAAAGAAACACGAAGTTATCGTCATTACATAATCCATAACAAATGGTGCAGTGAATATAACA
This genomic window from Metopolophium dirhodum isolate CAU chromosome 1, ASM1992520v1, whole genome shotgun sequence contains:
- the LOC132939368 gene encoding probable serine/threonine-protein kinase DDB_G0281745, whose protein sequence is MQFHGLGVGQNNLEHKNHEADEKRVTRPTATARPAATTRPAPPTSTSRAPVRLPPRPLMERPTPAPRTSTIPPPGTPVNPLSIRDTTTDTTPPASLNARQRRNKQRMRDYKAKQTSQQHHLEKLASTPAPAPSQPEPATPDLTVVTVPEVTNTSGATGTAEHLTAATPKTADMEISPEEEADLLGETDAGMAGTEDMEVSLMYFSPPRPPNMTRHHQGHIR
- the LOC132939372 gene encoding uncharacterized protein LOC132939372, which codes for MTTDFHITVKPILFLSKCMGLIDISYTVEPSGLLVRNKNSNVHRLLEIAHIIVLLICTYIYINQYGIELHILQIVNIIQLWSTIIAANLSTIWIIKFINGIIEFDRKITPLTTNLLIPQRSWTKRHWNTIFTSLFTYFIGFKFLQMYFHSFKIRSIVIATQRVIFTAPFVMDYVMTITSCFFLQNMYGRFQTLNDLWKCLPADLVPISDQWTHIKIVVFMENMRLLHAELCDLLKMFTLGYGPMLLSFFIFSFINMILSIYLFFNHGILSSSYSTNNYSQLLPLMVNAQIITFLMSIIVFVSFINEKRLKMISYLRLYRISNLHFDIKRQIKMFMNQISVCDSDRISAFGFFEINLNLIISILVLLISGIITLIQMKDHPMILKLNNDSISFFTYMKI